The Manis javanica isolate MJ-LG chromosome 4, MJ_LKY, whole genome shotgun sequence genome contains a region encoding:
- the PLA2G5 gene encoding phospholipase A2 group V has translation MKGLLTLACFLAYSVLAVPGDLLGLKSMIEKVTGKNALINYGFYGCYCGWGGQGTPKDGTDWCCWVHDLCYGRLEDEGCHIRTQPYRYRFARGLVTCELGPLCQLQLCDCDRKLVYCLRRNLNSYNPHYQYFPNIFCT, from the exons ATGAAGGGCCTCCTCACACTGGCTTGCTTCCTGGCCTATA GTGTGCTTGCTGTGCCCGGGGACTTGCTAGGCCTGAAGTCTATGATCGAGAAGGTGACTGGGAAGAATGCCCTGATCAACTATGGCTTCTATGGCTGTTACTGTGGCTGGGGTGGTCAAGGGACTCCTAAAGATGGCACCGACTG GTGCTGTTGGGTGCATGACCTCTGCTATGGGAGGCTGGAGGACGAAGGCTGCCACATCCGGACACAGCCGTACAGATACAGATTCGCACGGGGTCTGGTCACCTGTG AGCTCGGGCCCCTCTGCCAGCTGCAGCTCTGTGACTGTGACCGGAAGCTCGTCTACTGCCTCAGGAGAAACCTGAACAGTTACAACCCTCACTACCAATACTTTCCCAATATCTTCTGCACCTAG
- the PLA2G2D gene encoding group IID secretory phospholipase A2 isoform X1, with amino-acid sequence MEHPLLCMLMMFAGVILTQGGILNLNKMVEQVTRKTPIFSYWPYGCHCGLGGKGQPKDATDWCCHAHDCCYDHLKHHQCRVLTDNYNYTFSQGHIQCYNETEAPWPPLPQNPCTGCRLCREHCPSSTPALLAGQAPRWQLPRLLILSQVPLLYRPAVPASLLAASYHSLCTGFRGSQISAAASAGM; translated from the exons ATGGAACACCCCCTGCTGTGTATGCTGATGATGTTTGCTG GTGTGATTCTAACCCAGGGCGGGATCCTGAACCTGAACAAGATGGTCGAACAAGTGACCCGGAAGACACCCATCTTCTCCTATTGGCCCTATGGCTGCCACTGTGGACTTGGTGGCAAAGGCCAACCCAAAGATGCCACGGACTG GTGCTGCCATGCCCACGACTGCTGCTATGATCACCTGAAGCACCATCAATGCCGAGTCCTCACAGATAATTACAACTACACCTTTTCCCAGGGGCACATCCAGTGCT ataatgaaactgaAGCACCATGGCCGCCCCTGCCTCAGAATCCTTGCACAGGCTGTCGCCTCTGCCGGGAGCACTGCCCCTCCTCCACGCCGGCTCTCCTGGCTGGGCAGGCACCCCGATGGCAGCTCCCACGGCTCTTGATACTGAGTCAGGTCCCACTGTTGTACCGCCCTGCAGTCCCTGCCTCGCTCCTGGCTGCCTCCTATCACAGTTTGTGTACTGGCTTCCGTGGTTCCCAAATATCTGCCGCCGCCTCCGCAGGAATGTGA
- the PLA2G2D gene encoding group IID secretory phospholipase A2 isoform X2, with amino-acid sequence MEHPLLCMLMMFAGVILTQGGILNLNKMVEQVTRKTPIFSYWPYGCHCGLGGKGQPKDATDWCCHAHDCCYDHLKHHQCRVLTDNYNYTFSQGHIQCSDKGSWCEQQLCACDKEVAVCLQRNLDTYQKRLRYYWRPHCRGKTPIC; translated from the exons ATGGAACACCCCCTGCTGTGTATGCTGATGATGTTTGCTG GTGTGATTCTAACCCAGGGCGGGATCCTGAACCTGAACAAGATGGTCGAACAAGTGACCCGGAAGACACCCATCTTCTCCTATTGGCCCTATGGCTGCCACTGTGGACTTGGTGGCAAAGGCCAACCCAAAGATGCCACGGACTG GTGCTGCCATGCCCACGACTGCTGCTATGATCACCTGAAGCACCATCAATGCCGAGTCCTCACAGATAATTACAACTACACCTTTTCCCAGGGGCACATCCAGTGCT CTGACAAGGGGAGCTGGTGTGAGCAGCAGCTGTGTGCCTGTGACAAGGAGGTGGCCGTCTGCCTGCAGCGTAACCTGGACACCTACCAGAAGCGCCTGCGTTACTACTGGAGGCCCCACTGCAGGGGCAAGACCCCCATATGCTAG